TAGGATGGCAATGTATTGGCTTGCACAAGGATCTCAACCTGGAGACTCTCTGGTTTTCCATTATTCTGGTCATGGTTCACAGCAAAGGAACTATAGTGGTGATGAAGCTGATGGATATGATGAAACTCTATGTCCCCTGGATTTTGAAACGCAGGGTATGATTGTAGATGATGAGATCAATGCAGCCCTTGTTAGACCCATTCCTCGCGGAGCTAAGCTACATGCACTAATTGATGCCTGCCACAGTGGCACTGTTCTAGATTTGCCTTTTCTTTGCAGAATGAAGAGGTTACCTTATAAAATAGTCTGTTGTTTCTGCATGgtttatctttattatatttggCTTGGTTGACTTTAGCATTGTGatgtttaatgaaattttaactTTGCATTGACGCTTCATGAAAAGGAAAAgggatataatataaatatatgcactttttatttaataccgAGTAGTATGAGGATTAATAGCATACGTGTAGGAAATATTGTATGCCTGGGAAAGTTGGAGCGTCACTTATTGAGTAAAAACTGAAGCCTGTATGTGGCGTACTGCATGTGTAGGATAAAACCAATTTAttgcattatttaaatttactttgCTTACTTACATTTATTCCTTCATAAATAGAGTTCAATGGGAAAAGCATTTACAAGAAGAAAACTAAGATGTGTTTTGCTTTTTCTTCCGTTCCTTCCTAtgtttttatatacatttagttttcactttattttttgcCTAGATTGTACATATATAGAGAAAAGAGATGGAAGCTGGCGAGAAAGAACCAAAGGAATATAACAGAAAATAGAGAATAGAATTCTCAGGGGTTTCTACTTCATGAATCCCTTCAATTACAAAATCCATCAAATTTACAGTTTGTCTCTCTCGAATCTTCTTTCCCCATTTATAGAAATATCTTCTAAGGTTACTAACAAACTAGTGAGTAAAGCTAATTGTGTAATGGACTAACTTACTAACAGCTGTCGTTGTTGACTCATCATATTTCCTTACGGTCCACTGATTCTTCTATCTTTGTAACAGGAATGGACAATATGCATGGGAGGACCATCGTCCTAGGTCTGGTGTATGGAAAGGATCTAATGGTGGGGAAGTTATTTGCTTCAGTGGATGCGATGATGATCAAACTTCCGCTGATACATCTGTAAGTTTCAGCAAATTCAAATTGATTTATCTCTGATCGTGTTTCAATCTAGACCAATGAGATCTGTTGTCCGAACATATGATCACTATATTTATAAACAGGCTCTATCAAAGATTACATCGACTGGGGCAATGACATTTTGCTTCATCCAAGCAATAGAGCGAGGTCATGGGGCTACTTATGGCAGCATTCTCACTGCAATGCGCACTGCCATCAGAGATGCTGGCAGTGGCGGTGGGGGTGGAGATATGGTGACATCTCTTCTCACCATGCTTGTGACCGGAGGTAGTCTAAGTGCTGGTGGACTGAGACAGGTAAATATAGTTTACTTGACAGTTGTTTGATCGTATCACAAACCATGTTTTAACTGTTCCCTTTCTATCAGTTGCTGGATGATATGAAGTTCTGAACTCATTACTTGTATACCACCTATAAGAGTTCCctttttatatttgtgtttgtgCTCACTGAGTTTCCTTATGTTAAACTTACTTCTGTTGTTTTTCCTTGTTGCGTTTTGTTTCGACAGGAACCTCAGTTAACGGCTTGCGAATCATTTGATGTTTATAGAAAACCTTTTTCCTTGTGATACTCAATATTCTTTGTTCtgcaatttgttttctttggcATTGCCCCTGTATACGACATTGATCACAATGATAAATTAATGTATTATAAAGTAGATAGGATCCTTTTTTGGAAGTTACTGAGGATATGTTTGGATGATTTATGTTACCCTTGAGAATTTTATATGCTCTAATAATAACGACTCGGTTGCTGCTGCACTCATTGGATTAATATGCTGATTCGATTCCTAATTGAATTCCCCGTAAAAAGGTGAGCATCTTACCCTTTCTCCTGATTAAATTAGGTCTTCTTTTACCTAAAGTCTCAATAATGACAAGTGATTGTCTAGTGTTAATCTTGCATCATGTGCATAATTTTGAtgtaattttagatttaaatagGTTTTTAAATTTCCAATATGAGGGGTGTACAGAACTAGACTGATCCACGAAACAAAAAATCTGATTTCCGAAAACTGATTAAACCGGAAATTTTTGGAtcgattttgaatttttttttggggAACTGAGCCATTTGAATCAGtttacaaatttgaaattttggaaCCGATTAAAACCAAATTGAATTGAAccgaaaataattatttaaatattattatagtatCTATTATGTCAGTTATAGTGTGTATAGAAGAGAAAAATCTAATATACCTTTAttgatttatgccaaaaaatatataatacaggAATAATATGTTTAACATATGGATAAGGGGGAAGAAGAGTTATTCTAATGGtgtgaatgttaatattggaagagaaaaaaatgccaaaacaaataaaatattattgaaagaaaacaaaatagaagACCTAACTTTGATGTTTATGTTTGTGTAATATTGTATGCTTGCTGGGGATTTACAGGGCTTATGAGAGATAAATCTTTCTAGTTATCATCTAGTGTTTATGTCACAATATATGAATATAAcatgtatattattaaaaagttataaaaaaacacaaatcaGATTCAAATAAAATTGCTGGTTTGGTttgttaaaactttttaaatgtTCAAATTAAGTCAGATGTAATTTTTATGTTTGGTTTAGATGTACTTCTAACTAAAAATCAACTCAAACCACATTGCGAGCACTCTTATCCTATCCaacatttttcttatcaatGTCTAATaagttatagttttttttaaacatgCTAAGTATGAGTACCTTAACATTAcgtaaatgaataaaaaatattattaagaaaacaaaaaataatgagaaCCATATCAAACCCAtgtactaaattataaaaatttgatctaagtttttaaaaaatgtgtacTTTTTTTACTAATGGTatgttgtttgttttaattaatttttaaaatatttataactttttttcctttaacttttttatatttattcaaaaaatatttagtagTGCAAAATGATCACAAAATGTCATTGAGCTCTACTCATTTCCCTTCAAGAACTACATTGCATTGATAATTTTGATCATATTGTTGAAAACGAAGAAATCTTGGAGAGAGGGTTTAATAGAAACCTAGTATCCTTACAAGATCGGCCGAGGAGATTCAAGCTAATTGTATTATTAGTAGAGTTGTCACCTTGAGCAATGGACAATCTTAACCCATtcttaaaaaaacacatttttaggAAGCTCATCAACTAGGGGCAAAAAAAATCCACAACTTCTAGACCCCTTATAAGCGGGTTAAGATAAGTTTAGTTccattacaaaattttaattaatttttaaatacaatatcatatatatatatatatatatatatatataattacaatacATGTTATTAAAACCAACGGACTATTTATTTTAAGGCAGTCAATTAATTGTTATTTCCCCTATTATTTTTAGTGAAATGCGATAATTTATTTCAACGAAATAAGCATATATCTAGTGCTTAGATAATGCATCTCACTCCCTAGGAGAAATTACACATGACCCGTTAAGGGCAGTGGTGGTTTGTGCCGACGCAGTTACAGAAGGTATGCGtcatcacaaaaatatgaggtTTTTTCAGCATCAAACTCGATCCCATAGCCGCATGAACTATCCAAAGGAGAGAACAAGATGTGGTCCCAATATCATACGGAATTTTACATGTTTAAATGTATGAGGTGAAGGCACAAAGTAGAAAGGACAAGGTCGTAAACTTCATTTTTTGGGAGTGTCTGAAAGGCTTATTTGAAGACCAACACAAGATATGTTAGAGTTTGAGTAAATAGCTTCATTTATCTATTTTGTGTGGTTCAACGTATTTCTGGATAGAGCATAATCAAAGTAGGTTAAACGTggaaaataatgattttatggAGACTGCAAGAGTTAAATAACTTCTCTTTTAAATCAAGATTTTCAAATAAAGTTTCCATCTTTTTTCAATTGCATGGCACATCAGATTGTGTTGGTGATAAGCATCTCTCAAAGTGTAACTGAATCAAAGTCATTTTAATATGATAAGAAAATACTTTGGATCAAACtaagatttttttaagataaatttttcgcttttaaatatttttgttatatgtattttttaagttaCTTCCAACTGTCCTTTAAACTTATTTCATCATTATAGTATGGATGGGAAGCACAACGAAGTTTATaacgaaatttaaaaaaaaaaacattttttgtaGGATGAAAACGAAGCTCCACTGGTATAAAAATGGATTTTTAGCGCACATAGGCTTCGGATTCGATGAAAACGAAGCACGAAAAGACgtggtaatattttttaatttttacgaACTTATAAGTctcaattagaaaaaatattgaagTCATATATCCTTTTTCACACTGGTTAATAAACAATTAAAGTTTAAAGGTGAGTTacatatatacaaatttaaattttttatttcagtaCATACTAATAAGGATCAGTGATATCAGTTATTCTCAAAATAGATGTCATAGAGTCTTGACACTTCCCCTATAAAGAGATGTGTCAACTTTTCAGATTCTAAATAGGTTTATGACCTCGGTTCTTTATAGAACCGTTGTCATATGTTCTTAACTTTACACCCAACAGAAGGAACTTAATCAAACTGTTCAAATTCTGAAGAGATCTATGACCTCGGTTGTTCAGAGAATCGATGCTATAGACCCATTTTGCTTCGGTTTTACAAAGAACCAAGGCCAAAGATGTGAgccaaaagataaaaataactctaaaatttttattttttaaatattttgcgGTACTATTTGGCATCAGTTCTTAGTAGAACTGAGGTCATAGAGTACATATTGCTTCAGTTATTAAAATAACCGAGACAACATGTCTTTGTAGTGGTAAAAAAAGTGCAAATTCACATAACTCTTTACAGTTTTTTCATGTATCTTCATTGCTCTCGAACCCTCATTTATCCTAATACTGCTCCATTAACTTCGAACATCGTGGTCATTGCCTTTAATGCCATCGCCTCCATTAATATTGTCTGAACTCTTTCTTAGTGGTCTTTCATTCGTTTGTTCGAGTTTCTCCGCGGTAATCTTTGTTTCCTTcgttttttacctttttttcgGGCATTCTTTACTTACTTTCGGTTCCTGTGACTAATAAGGTTTTTTGTATTTGTGTCCATGTATAGTTTTTTTGTGGTGGCCTTTTGGTGCATTCCAAAACGCAAATAGAGTCACCGTTCTCCATTGTTCTCTGCTTTTTTCGCTTccaacactagtacaaaaatcgcataTAATGTCATGCGTTAAACGTCCAATAACAGAacaaccaacgttaaaaattgTCGATGGCATTGTTGTAAACAAATTCAATCGCTCAACGTCTTTTCAGAATACAAATTGTCGTCTAAAAATCAATGACGTCCAACCATGCACAAGTCACATGTTAAACAATGCCCTTATTAACCATATAACGTCACCTTAGGATACACCAGACGTataatccaaaataaataaataataaatagtcaTTTGCATCCCCAAAGAAAATGTCTTTACAAAATGGACGTCGAACTCCTACAAAATGCAATCTTAccctcctcattggtaacagcAACATCCACTATGACTCATCACTGCCCTTCCCCATGCATAGATCACGTTGTACAGAACCTAAGTTTGACGTCAAACACCAATGTCTTTACAAAATGGACGTCGAACTCCTACAAAATACGACGTTACCCTCCTCATCGGTAAGCAGTATCCACTAAGACTCATCATTGTCCTTCCCCATGTATAAATCACATTGTACAGAACCCAAGTTCGACGTCAAACACCAATGTCTTTACAAAATGGACGTCGAACTTCTACAAAATAGAACATTAccctccttattggtaacaacaACATCCATTAAAACTCATCATTGACCTTCCCCATGTATAGATCACGTCGTACGGAACCCAAGTTCGATGTCAAACACCAATGCTTTATGAGTAATAAACAATCATTTGCATTCCCAAAGAAAATGTCTTTATTATGATGGACGTCGAACACCTACAAAATACGACGTTGTTGTCCACATTGGTAACAACAACATCTACTGAGACTCATCACTACCCTTCCCCATGCATAGTTGACATCGAATACAAACAACATTCGACGTCAAGGGAcaccttcattttctttaaatacaattttggATCCTTGGATAACCTTTACACctccatttttaaaatttcacgTAACCACTCCCTctattaacttttttctttaggTTTCTATTAGCTCCTTCAAGGTCACAAAAGTGAACACTTCTTTGTGGTTGATTCTTCATCATTGTGAAAAGCTTGAAGGAATGATAGAAATCCACAGAAAAAAGTTAATAGATTTGTATTTCGCACCCTTTGAAAATTCTACACCTCCATTcaccaaattcatgttaacgttttattttggttttccATCAGTCCTTCACGAAACAAaaacatttctttgttaacaaTGATGGTACTATGGAAAACCAACGAAAAATGTTCACACTTATGAATTTAGCAAACGTTCtccatttaatattttgatgttgtttttgattttttttctcgtGTTTCGTTGAATGTATTtgttcttattttgttttcattttttatgctATGTCTtgtaaaaatgaatttcttatATAAATCCTATATGATGTAGGACGTCAGCCAGGTAGGAAATTCGACGTCCAACTTTAAAATACAACTCCTGAAgaacttaaaaaaatgaatcattCAAAGGGATATGCATGTTCTTTGCATCGGATGCAACCAATATGCAACGTCAAACCTTTAAAATACACCTCCAGGAGAACTTAGAAAAATGAATCAACCAAAGGGAAATGCATGGTCTTTGCACCGGATGCAACCAATATTCGACATCAAATGTGTATATAGATTCATATATTGAATTGTCTTCAAGTTACTTCCACCCTAAGATATCAATTAGCTCTGAAATCTCACAGTATAAAACAACTTCAAGac
This sequence is a window from Vigna angularis cultivar LongXiaoDou No.4 chromosome 2, ASM1680809v1, whole genome shotgun sequence. Protein-coding genes within it:
- the LOC108326838 gene encoding metacaspase-1, whose protein sequence is MYSNMLVNCSNCRTPLQLPPGAGSIRCALCHAVTLIGDPRAVSSQPPASYHPHPPPSPYNHAPPGPPPNPHGRKKAVIIGISYRFSRHELKGCINDAKCMKYLLINKFSFPESSIIMLTEEEDPHGPKFPSKHNIRMAMYWLAQGSQPGDSLVFHYSGHGSQQRNYSGDEADGYDETLCPLDFETQGMIVDDEINAALVRPIPRGAKLHALIDACHSGTVLDLPFLCRMKRNGQYAWEDHRPRSGVWKGSNGGEVICFSGCDDDQTSADTSALSKITSTGAMTFCFIQAIERGHGATYGSILTAMRTAIRDAGSGGGGGDMVTSLLTMLVTGGSLSAGGLRQEPQLTACESFDVYRKPFSL